From Roseofilum casamattae BLCC-M143, the proteins below share one genomic window:
- a CDS encoding class I SAM-dependent methyltransferase, with product MSENLSYLRQLAREYVAENKATEWFEVLYSQAQQDPTLLPWAHLQPNPNLTEWLQSNSISGSGKTALVIGCGLGDDAEELCNYGFEVVAFDVAPSAIEWCQQRFSSSSVDYAIADLLHPPMSWYRSFDFVFESYTLQALPLELRLAAMQSTADFVAPGGMLLIIARSRNEEEELSGPPWPLTEAEVMEFTRLGLASDRFEEYWDKETPPVRRFRITFKRP from the coding sequence ATGTCAGAAAACCTTTCCTATCTCCGACAATTAGCTCGTGAATATGTGGCTGAAAATAAAGCAACTGAGTGGTTTGAAGTTCTCTACTCGCAAGCACAACAGGATCCGACGTTGCTTCCCTGGGCCCATCTACAACCCAACCCTAATTTAACTGAATGGTTGCAGAGTAACTCGATCTCGGGTTCCGGGAAAACGGCTTTAGTCATCGGATGCGGACTCGGAGACGACGCAGAAGAGTTATGCAATTACGGATTTGAAGTTGTTGCTTTTGATGTTGCTCCATCAGCCATTGAGTGGTGTCAGCAGCGGTTTTCCAGTTCTTCAGTAGACTATGCGATCGCCGATTTGCTCCATCCACCAATGTCGTGGTACCGTAGTTTTGACTTTGTCTTCGAGTCTTATACTTTGCAAGCGCTACCCCTCGAGTTACGTCTCGCAGCCATGCAATCTACAGCGGATTTTGTCGCACCTGGGGGTATGTTGCTGATTATTGCGCGATCGCGAAACGAGGAAGAAGAATTATCCGGCCCTCCCTGGCCGTTAACGGAAGCAGAGGTGATGGAATTTACTCGCTTGGGTTTGGCGAGCGATCGGTTTGAAGAGTATTGGGATAAGGAAACACCTCCCGTTCGCCGATTTAGAATTACATTTAAAAGACCGTAA
- a CDS encoding M16 family metallopeptidase yields MTSTLLRSAPSKQCITPTVRHLSNGLTIVAEQMPVDAVNLSLWLPIGSAVETDEINGMAHFLEHAIFKGTPKLAQGEFERQIEERGAVTNALTSQDYTQFYLTAAPQDFADLAPLQFEVVLNASIPDEAFERERSVVIEEIHRARDNPNRRVYQKAIELAFANLPYRRPVLGPISVIEQLTPSQMREFHQGYYRPQHLTAAVVGNLPVDELIQIAADSCTFADSCPVNEERLKPALPISSSLGQLSDTAHFNGCPELPFTTIERREYSDPSLQQARLIMMWRVPGARVPEQTYALDILSAILSQGRTSRLVRQLREDKQLVSSITAANLTYYQQGLFYVGAQLPAEHLQEVEATIAENIAKLQHSIQPAEVERIRTQVANRFIFGTETPSDRANLYGYHQAILNDINLALDYPEHIRSLQLDDLQAAARSHLCPGAYGIVTITP; encoded by the coding sequence ATGACTTCAACCCTGCTTAGGTCAGCCCCCTCAAAACAATGCATCACTCCCACCGTTCGCCACCTGTCCAACGGACTCACCATTGTTGCCGAGCAAATGCCCGTCGATGCAGTTAACTTAAGCTTATGGCTCCCCATTGGTTCGGCAGTTGAAACAGACGAGATTAATGGTATGGCTCACTTCCTCGAGCACGCGATCTTCAAGGGAACGCCGAAACTCGCCCAAGGGGAATTCGAGCGACAAATCGAAGAAAGAGGAGCCGTCACCAATGCCCTCACCAGTCAAGACTATACCCAATTTTACCTGACCGCAGCTCCCCAAGATTTTGCCGATCTCGCTCCACTGCAATTTGAAGTAGTGCTGAATGCCAGTATTCCAGATGAAGCCTTCGAGCGCGAACGTTCGGTAGTCATCGAAGAGATTCACCGCGCTCGAGATAATCCAAATCGCCGGGTTTATCAAAAAGCGATCGAACTTGCCTTTGCTAACTTACCCTATCGTCGTCCGGTATTGGGACCGATCTCGGTTATCGAGCAGCTTACCCCATCGCAAATGCGCGAGTTTCATCAAGGCTATTATCGCCCGCAACATCTGACAGCAGCAGTGGTGGGTAATTTACCCGTTGATGAGTTAATTCAAATTGCTGCCGATAGTTGCACGTTTGCTGACTCTTGTCCGGTTAATGAGGAGCGCTTAAAGCCCGCATTACCTATCTCGTCATCCCTGGGGCAGTTGTCAGACACTGCCCATTTTAATGGTTGTCCGGAACTGCCGTTTACAACTATCGAACGGCGAGAATACAGCGATCCGAGTTTGCAACAAGCTCGGTTGATTATGATGTGGCGGGTTCCCGGTGCCAGAGTTCCCGAACAAACTTATGCGTTAGATATCCTCAGTGCGATTTTGTCTCAAGGTCGCACCTCCCGCTTGGTTCGCCAGTTGCGGGAAGACAAACAGCTTGTCTCGAGCATTACAGCAGCGAATTTAACGTATTACCAGCAAGGATTGTTTTATGTAGGGGCCCAATTGCCGGCGGAACACCTGCAGGAGGTCGAAGCAACGATCGCCGAGAATATTGCCAAGCTACAGCATAGCATTCAACCTGCAGAAGTCGAGCGCATTCGTACCCAAGTGGCGAACCGGTTTATCTTTGGTACGGAAACCCCGAGCGATCGCGCAAATCTCTATGGCTATCATCAAGCGATCTTGAATGATATTAACCTAGCGCTAGACTATCCCGAACATATCCGTTCCTTGCAACTGGACGATTTGCAAGCGGCAGCGCGATCGCATCTTTGTCCTGGAGCATATGGTATTGTTACCATTACTCCTTAG
- a CDS encoding thioredoxin family protein: MAQSSPETTPVSPLATRLRNLLVALAAIVLAVALFLGLQTKNPSASLSELAETSTPLDVALNNSKPTLMEFYANWCLSCQTMVPDMVSLRESYGDRLNFVMLNVDNSKWLPEMDTYRVDGIPHFVFLDSEGQPVAETIGELPKSILAGKLDALIAGAPLPGNHNTGRVSSIEATATLQGDRSAISDPRSHSSQSNSTN, encoded by the coding sequence ATGGCTCAATCTTCTCCAGAAACTACGCCCGTATCGCCCCTGGCAACGCGATTGCGCAATCTGTTAGTCGCTCTCGCTGCCATTGTTCTGGCTGTCGCTCTCTTCCTCGGACTGCAAACCAAAAATCCGTCTGCCTCTCTCTCCGAACTCGCCGAAACCTCCACGCCTTTAGACGTTGCTCTCAATAACTCCAAACCCACCTTAATGGAATTTTATGCCAATTGGTGTTTGAGCTGCCAAACCATGGTGCCCGATATGGTCTCCTTGCGCGAGAGTTATGGCGATCGCCTCAACTTTGTTATGCTCAATGTAGACAACAGCAAATGGCTGCCGGAAATGGATACCTATCGCGTTGATGGCATCCCCCACTTCGTCTTTTTAGACAGTGAAGGACAACCCGTTGCCGAAACCATTGGCGAACTGCCCAAATCCATTCTCGCTGGCAAACTCGATGCCTTAATTGCTGGCGCTCCCCTTCCCGGTAACCACAATACGGGTAGAGTCTCCAGCATTGAAGCAACTGCTACCCTACAAGGCGATCGCTCGGCCATTTCCGATCCTCGCAGTCATAGCAGTCAGTCCAATTCAACCAATTAA
- a CDS encoding ribose-phosphate pyrophosphokinase, with protein sequence MSALRGFFVIRSATLAIQPMLPSVNENNRLRLFAGSANLVLAQEVARYLGVDLGPMVHKRFADGELYVQIQESIRGCDVYLIQPCSVPVNDHLMELLIMIDACRRASARQITAVIPYYGYARADRKTAGRESITAKLVANLITGAGASRVLAMDLHSAQIQGYFDIPCDHVYGSPVLIDYLLNKQLPDLVVVSPDVGGVARARAFAKKLNDAPLAIIDKRRQAHNVAQVLNLIGDVEGKTAVLVDDMIDTAGTISEGAKMLREQGARQVYACATHAVFSNPAVDRLSSGLLEEVIVTNTIQLPESKRFRQLRVLSVANLVGETIWRIHEDSSVSSMFR encoded by the coding sequence GTGAGTGCGCTTCGAGGGTTTTTTGTGATCCGTTCTGCGACTTTGGCAATTCAGCCAATGCTACCATCTGTTAATGAAAATAACCGCCTCCGGTTATTTGCTGGCTCTGCAAATTTAGTTTTGGCTCAAGAAGTTGCCCGCTATCTAGGGGTAGATCTCGGGCCTATGGTTCATAAACGCTTCGCTGATGGCGAACTATACGTGCAGATCCAAGAATCAATTCGCGGTTGTGATGTTTATCTCATTCAACCGTGCAGTGTTCCCGTCAACGACCATCTCATGGAATTATTAATCATGATTGATGCTTGTCGGCGAGCCTCTGCCCGTCAAATTACTGCTGTTATTCCCTACTATGGATATGCCAGAGCCGATCGCAAGACGGCAGGCCGAGAGTCCATTACGGCTAAATTAGTAGCCAATTTAATTACGGGAGCTGGAGCCAGCCGCGTCTTGGCTATGGATTTGCATTCAGCTCAGATTCAAGGCTATTTCGATATCCCCTGCGACCATGTCTATGGTTCTCCGGTGTTGATTGATTATTTGCTAAATAAGCAATTACCCGACTTGGTGGTTGTTTCTCCCGATGTGGGAGGAGTGGCCAGGGCAAGAGCCTTTGCGAAAAAGCTTAATGATGCTCCCCTAGCTATTATTGATAAACGCCGCCAAGCTCATAATGTCGCTCAAGTGCTTAATCTGATTGGAGATGTGGAAGGTAAAACGGCTGTTTTGGTCGATGATATGATCGATACGGCAGGCACGATTTCGGAAGGGGCAAAAATGCTGCGCGAGCAAGGGGCAAGGCAAGTGTATGCTTGTGCAACTCATGCCGTCTTTTCCAATCCAGCCGTCGATCGCCTATCGAGTGGGTTATTGGAAGAAGTTATTGTCACTAATACAATTCAGTTACCCGAGTCGAAAAGGTTCCGCCAACTGCGCGTTCTTTCGGTGGCAAATTTAGTCGGAGAAACGATTTGGCGCATCCATGAAGATAGTTCGGTGAGCAGCATGTTCCGTTAA
- a CDS encoding Zn-dependent hydrolase: protein MVLLPLLLSRIQGMADWQHRSHLSISAERLHRDLEELAKIGKRPDGSICRLAFSDEDRAARALVRRWMKASGMSVRIDAAGNMCGTHGGKNNALPVLATGSHLDTVPSGGKYDGALGVVAGLEVVRVLRENQIRLNRPIETIVFADEESTMIGCKAMAGTASLNPEDYQLKTNLSMAYAVARLGGNWHKLAQASREDIAAFVELHVEQGGVLDRANKDIGVVRGLVGQQRYRIKVMGTANHAGTTPMSMRQDALTAGARIVLAVEELARSHSGEPVATVGALQVFPNAANIIPGLVELTVDIRDILDETIAEVVGDLKEKLQDIGDRRGVRITMEPILRVHSTPATSEIEDRIEQVCEALRLSYMSLPSRASHDAQELGRIADMGMIFVPSRGGISHSADEYTSLEHCVRGANVLLHTLLRLDEYYGTQG, encoded by the coding sequence ATGGTATTGTTACCATTACTCCTTAGTCGAATTCAGGGAATGGCAGATTGGCAGCACCGCAGCCACCTCAGCATTAGTGCAGAACGACTCCATCGCGACTTGGAAGAGTTAGCGAAAATTGGCAAGCGTCCGGATGGCAGTATCTGTCGTCTCGCGTTTTCTGACGAAGATCGCGCAGCACGCGCTCTGGTGCGCCGTTGGATGAAAGCGAGCGGCATGTCAGTACGCATTGATGCGGCGGGCAATATGTGCGGCACTCATGGCGGAAAAAATAATGCCCTTCCCGTTTTAGCTACGGGGTCCCATCTGGATACGGTTCCTTCTGGGGGCAAGTATGATGGTGCTTTAGGAGTGGTGGCCGGATTGGAAGTTGTCCGGGTGTTACGGGAAAATCAGATAAGGCTCAATCGTCCCATTGAGACCATTGTATTTGCCGATGAAGAATCAACCATGATTGGCTGCAAGGCCATGGCGGGAACGGCGTCTTTAAACCCCGAAGATTATCAATTAAAGACGAATCTTTCCATGGCTTATGCGGTGGCTCGCTTGGGTGGAAATTGGCATAAGCTGGCTCAAGCGAGTCGCGAGGATATTGCAGCGTTTGTAGAATTGCATGTCGAACAAGGTGGGGTTCTCGACAGAGCGAACAAGGATATTGGCGTGGTGCGCGGCCTTGTCGGACAACAACGCTATCGGATTAAAGTGATGGGAACGGCGAATCATGCGGGAACGACGCCAATGTCTATGCGCCAAGATGCTTTGACGGCTGGAGCGCGTATTGTGCTGGCAGTGGAAGAGTTAGCGCGATCGCATTCTGGGGAGCCAGTTGCTACAGTCGGCGCGTTGCAGGTGTTTCCGAATGCCGCGAATATTATTCCCGGATTGGTGGAACTAACAGTGGATATTCGGGATATCTTGGATGAGACGATCGCGGAAGTTGTAGGAGATCTCAAAGAAAAGCTACAGGACATTGGCGATCGCAGGGGAGTCCGTATTACGATGGAACCGATCTTAAGGGTACATTCCACTCCCGCAACCTCTGAAATTGAAGACCGGATCGAGCAAGTTTGTGAAGCACTGCGGTTGAGTTACATGTCACTGCCCAGTCGCGCCAGTCATGATGCTCAGGAGCTAGGACGGATTGCAGACATGGGGATGATTTTTGTCCCATCTCGAGGGGGAATTAGTCATTCGGCAGATGAGTATACGTCTTTAGAACATTGCGTGCGAGGGGCTAATGTTCTCTTACATACCTTGTTAAGGTTGGATGAGTATTATGGAACTCAAGGATAG
- the psb30 gene encoding photosystem II reaction center protein Ycf12/Psb30, protein MDSMFNLLAGIDWILIAQLIMLALVLVAGPAVIFVLFLRGGDL, encoded by the coding sequence ATGGATTCTATGTTTAATTTGCTTGCAGGTATTGATTGGATACTCATTGCACAGCTAATCATGCTAGCATTAGTTTTGGTAGCCGGCCCAGCCGTTATCTTTGTTCTATTTTTGCGAGGTGGCGACCTCTAA
- a CDS encoding FAD-dependent hydroxylase yields the protein MVAAPQLQSHPLTSTYDADIAIVGAGIVGATLACALKDSGLKVVLIEAKPPDVAASKGQSYALTLMSGKIFDSLGVWDEILPQIVTFDRIHLSDCNEWVVNFTPEDLGGDHLGYVGEHGVILRALQRQINQSVQIEWICPAEVERVAYFPDCARVTVTRDGRSEQIKTRLVVATDGARSPIRESAKINTQGWRYWQSCVATTIKTEKPHHNVAFERFWHTGPMGVLPLPGNRCQVVWTAPHEEARILQQLDEQEFLRRLEFRTGGMLGRLELAGPRFVFPVQLMQGDRYVDRRLALAGDAAHCCHPVGGQGLNLGIRDAAALAQVLLAADEENEDIGTVEILQRYQRWRKPENWLILGFTDLLDRMFSTSWFPVVFVRRFGLVMLQRLRPLRYLSLRLMTGLLGRTPSRVSAVGDRANTV from the coding sequence ATGGTTGCCGCTCCTCAACTCCAATCTCATCCCCTCACTTCCACCTATGACGCCGATATTGCGATCGTCGGTGCGGGAATTGTCGGAGCTACTTTAGCATGTGCTTTAAAAGACTCCGGTCTCAAGGTCGTTCTGATTGAAGCCAAACCCCCAGATGTTGCTGCCTCCAAGGGGCAATCCTATGCCCTCACATTGATGTCCGGCAAGATTTTTGACAGTTTGGGGGTGTGGGACGAAATTCTGCCGCAAATCGTCACCTTCGACCGGATTCATTTATCCGATTGTAATGAATGGGTGGTTAATTTTACTCCTGAAGATTTGGGAGGAGACCATCTGGGTTATGTGGGAGAGCATGGCGTTATCCTGAGAGCACTGCAACGACAAATTAACCAGTCTGTGCAGATTGAGTGGATCTGTCCGGCGGAAGTCGAGCGAGTCGCTTATTTTCCCGACTGCGCGCGGGTGACGGTAACTCGGGACGGACGCTCGGAGCAGATTAAGACTCGGTTAGTCGTGGCGACAGATGGGGCGCGATCGCCTATTCGAGAATCCGCTAAGATAAACACTCAAGGATGGCGCTATTGGCAGTCTTGCGTCGCCACCACCATTAAGACGGAAAAACCCCACCATAATGTTGCCTTCGAGCGGTTTTGGCATACCGGCCCCATGGGGGTACTGCCTCTGCCAGGAAACCGCTGTCAGGTGGTTTGGACGGCGCCTCACGAAGAAGCACGAATCCTACAACAGCTCGACGAACAAGAGTTTCTCCGGCGTCTGGAGTTCCGCACGGGAGGGATGTTAGGACGGTTAGAGTTAGCCGGCCCTCGATTTGTCTTTCCGGTACAATTAATGCAAGGCGATCGCTATGTCGATCGTCGTTTGGCTTTAGCCGGAGATGCCGCTCACTGCTGCCATCCCGTAGGCGGACAAGGATTAAACTTAGGTATTCGCGATGCAGCGGCTTTGGCGCAAGTCTTGTTAGCAGCAGATGAAGAGAATGAAGATATCGGAACCGTCGAGATTTTGCAACGCTATCAGCGATGGCGCAAGCCAGAAAATTGGCTGATTTTAGGATTTACCGATCTGTTGGATCGGATGTTTTCGACAAGTTGGTTTCCCGTAGTTTTCGTCCGCCGTTTTGGGTTAGTAATGTTGCAACGTTTGCGTCCATTGCGCTATTTGTCGTTGCGATTAATGACGGGATTGCTGGGACGAACTCCTAGTCGGGTATCTGCAGTTGGCGATCGCGCGAATACAGTTTAG
- a CDS encoding EAL domain-containing protein, with amino-acid sequence MKSKLYERLQTRRVQAGDSIFYEGDGGDFAYIIEEGEVEIWTLVDGKHRSLNRLNPGAMFGEIALIDGQPRSASATAVTDVFLTLVTKEQVSRRIHSADPLLRMLLLMVMRYFRSETQNFRSRHQRSGPQLFVEKLYDDENLEQNLPARLSDAVDLIRLENELRTAIEEHQFKLVYQPIIHLETGGITGFEALIRWQSPRRGFVPPDRFIPLAESTSLIVPIGQWVIDTGLQALQEIQKHSPYPLSMSFNIASRQIEEPNFLDFLIFSIEKYNIDPGQVKLEILERTLFDSERAIAWVRQCHVLGFPLVLDDFGTGYSSLQYLNEYHLNTLKIDKSFVQGIEGNNKSSSICQAIISLSKSLGMTVVAEGIETLEHLRSLREFDCSYGQGYYFSRPVPLPDAIALLQESRFEA; translated from the coding sequence GTGAAGTCCAAACTCTACGAACGGCTTCAAACTCGGCGAGTGCAAGCGGGAGATTCTATCTTCTATGAAGGGGATGGAGGTGATTTCGCTTATATTATTGAGGAAGGAGAGGTCGAAATCTGGACTCTAGTTGATGGCAAACATCGATCGCTCAATCGTTTGAACCCAGGGGCAATGTTTGGTGAAATTGCCTTAATTGACGGACAACCGCGATCGGCTTCTGCAACTGCTGTTACCGATGTTTTCCTCACCTTAGTCACGAAAGAACAAGTCAGCCGCCGCATTCATTCTGCCGACCCTCTGTTGCGCATGTTGCTATTAATGGTTATGCGCTATTTTCGCTCTGAAACGCAAAATTTCCGCTCTCGCCATCAACGATCCGGACCGCAGTTATTCGTGGAAAAACTCTATGATGATGAGAATCTCGAGCAAAATCTGCCCGCTCGCTTATCCGATGCGGTGGATTTAATTCGGTTGGAAAATGAACTGCGAACTGCGATCGAAGAGCATCAATTTAAGTTAGTTTATCAGCCGATTATTCACTTAGAAACGGGCGGGATTACTGGATTTGAAGCGTTGATTCGCTGGCAAAGTCCGAGACGAGGATTCGTGCCTCCCGATCGCTTTATTCCTTTAGCCGAATCCACTTCTCTCATCGTACCTATCGGTCAGTGGGTGATTGATACCGGTTTGCAAGCGTTGCAGGAAATTCAAAAGCACAGTCCCTATCCTCTCAGCATGAGTTTTAATATCGCCAGTCGGCAAATTGAGGAGCCAAACTTTCTCGATTTTCTCATCTTTTCCATCGAAAAATATAATATCGATCCGGGACAGGTAAAACTGGAGATTTTGGAGCGAACTCTTTTTGATAGCGAACGAGCGATCGCCTGGGTACGGCAGTGCCACGTTCTCGGTTTTCCATTAGTTCTCGATGATTTTGGTACGGGGTATTCCAGTTTGCAATATTTAAATGAATATCATCTCAATACCCTGAAAATTGATAAGTCCTTTGTCCAAGGCATCGAGGGAAATAATAAAAGTAGTAGCATTTGTCAGGCAATTATTAGTCTATCGAAAAGTTTGGGAATGACGGTGGTTGCCGAAGGTATTGAAACTTTAGAACATTTGCGATCGCTGCGCGAATTTGATTGCAGTTACGGACAAGGATATTATTTTTCCCGCCCCGTTCCCTTGCCCGATGCGATCGCTTTATTGCAAGAGTCTCGGTTTGAGGCCTAA
- a CDS encoding YkgJ family cysteine cluster protein, with protein sequence MTTWRCIKQCGACCHLDPQERPDLDQYLSPSELERYYSLVGPDGWCIHFDHLNRECTIYPDRPQFCRVQPDTFEQMFGIAPEDLNDFAIECCEQQIEGVYGDRSLELLRFQREVSQPE encoded by the coding sequence ATGACAACCTGGCGTTGTATCAAACAATGTGGTGCCTGCTGTCACCTCGATCCACAAGAGCGCCCGGATCTCGACCAATACTTATCCCCAAGTGAATTAGAGCGCTACTACAGCCTGGTCGGGCCGGATGGCTGGTGCATCCATTTCGACCATTTAAACAGAGAATGCACGATTTATCCAGACCGCCCGCAATTTTGCCGGGTGCAACCGGATACCTTCGAGCAGATGTTTGGTATTGCTCCTGAAGATTTGAATGATTTCGCGATAGAGTGTTGCGAGCAGCAAATTGAAGGAGTCTATGGCGATCGGTCTTTGGAGCTGCTACGATTTCAACGAGAAGTAAGCCAACCCGAGTAA